Proteins encoded within one genomic window of Humulus lupulus chromosome 1, drHumLupu1.1, whole genome shotgun sequence:
- the LOC133777459 gene encoding myosin-9 → MVVAKVSKVYPKDMETPTDGVDDMTKLSYLHEPGVLHNLATRYEINEIYTYTGNILIAINPFQSLSQLYDAYMMELYKGAPFGKLGPHVFAIADFAYRQMVNEGKSNSILVSGESGAGKTETTKMLMRYLAFVGGRSAAEGRTVEQQVLESNPVLEAFGNAKTSRNNNSSRFGKFVEIQFDKRGRISGAAIRTYLLERSRVCQISDPERNYHCFYRLCAAPPQEREKYKLGDPRSFHYLNQSNCYELVGVSDAHDYLTTKRAMEIVGISEKEQDAIFKVVAAILHLGNIEFARGEDNDSSVVKNEMSLFHLQMTAELLMCNPNALEDALCKRVMITPEEVIKRSLDPVGATVSRDGLAKTIYSRLFDWLVDKINDSIGQDPYSNCLIGVLDIYGFESFKNNSFEQFCINFTNEKLQQHFNQHVFKMEQEEYIKEEINWSYIGYVDNQDVLDLIEKKPGGIIALLDEACMFPKSTHETFSQKLYQTFRDHKRFIKPKLARSDFSILHYAGEVQYQSDQFLDKNKYYVVPEHQDLLSSSRCSFVAGLFPSLSDESAKSSKFSSIGSRFKLQLQQLMEILKSTEPHYIRCVKPNDLLRPSIFDNMSIMQQLRSGGVLEAVRIKCSGYPTYRSFFEFLTRFGILAPEVLKGNCDEKVGCEQILEKMGLSGYQIGKTKVFLRAGQMAELDARRTEILGKSAKIIQLKTRTRIARRRFVSMQKASIDVQSFWRGKLARNVYKTRKREVAAVKIQKNLRRTVARKDYQRIKSSAIVLQTGLRALASRHDFRYRKQSNAAVVLQASWRRYRAFSDYQNLRRASAISQCRWRGRIANRNTSKQDTIDDIKEPKREQRKKLQLNPSKGEESDLLFECQVAQQEIESSDPIVEEPSSLDDATKVGILTAEVKSLKAMLNAERRRANDCEMKYREAHESSEEMYRKLEESERTVDKLQDSLNRMIRCMSNQFSELKSILSTSSKLSLTSGLAVRHNEVEASSSSSEYSFIDPDFTFPMTSSTSVPNSAQLFVQDISSDVSGSESDKEGAFDDYF, encoded by the exons ATG GTTGTTGCAAAAGTTTCAAAAGTATATCCAAAAGATATGGAAACTCCTACAGATGGAGTAGATGACATGACTAAGCTATCTTACTTGCATGAACCTGGGGTTCTGCATAATTTGGCAACCAGATATGAGATCAACGAAATTTAT ACTTACACTGGGAACATTCTCATAGCCATAAATCCATTTCAAAGCCTTTCCCAATTGTATGATGCATACATGATGGAACTGTACAAGGGAGCTCCATTTGGAAAACTAGGTCCTCATGTATTTGCCATAGCTGATTTTGCTTATAG GCAGATGGTCAATGAGGGAAAGAGCAATTCTATTCTGGTAAGTGGCGAAAGTGGCGCTGGTAAGACCGAGACAACTAAAATGCTTATGCGCTACCTTGCCTTCGTTGGTGGCCGTTCTGCAGCTGAAGGAAGAACAGTTGAGCAGCAAGTTTTAGAA TCGAATCCAGTTCTTGAAGCATTTGGCAATGCCAAAACTAGCAGAAATAACAATTCCAG TCGCTTTGGGAAATTTGTAGAGATTCAGTTTGACAAGCGTGGTAGAATATCAGGAGCAGCCATTAGGACTTACCTTTTGGAAAGATCTCGTGTTTGCCAAATATCAGATCCTGAGCGCAACTATCATTGTTTTTATCGTCTATGTGCAGCTCCTCCTCAG GAGAGAGAGAAATATAAATTGGGGGATCCTAGATCATTTCATTATCTTAATCAATCTAATTGTTATGAATTGGTTGGTGTGAGTGATGCTCATGATTATCTTACAACTAAGAGAGCCATGGAGATTGTTGGAATAAGTGAAAAAGAACAG GATGCAATTTTCAAAGTGGTGGCAGCAATTCTTCATTTGGGCAATATTGAATTCGCTAGGGGAGAAGATAATGATTCGTCAGTTGTTAAAAATGAAATGTCCTTATTCCATCTTCAAATGACAGCAGAACTTCTCAT GTGTAATCCGAATGCACTGGAAGATGCACTTTGTAAGCGTGTAATGATTACTCCAGAAGAAGTTATTAAAAGAAGCCTCGATCCTGTTGGTGCAACAGTTAGTAGAGATGGCTTAGCCAAGACAATATATTCTCGGTTGTTTGACTG GTTGGTGGACAAAATTAATGATTCCATAGGACAAGACCCTTACTCCAACTGTCTGATTGGTGTCCTTGATATCTACGGCTTTGAAAGCTTCAAAAATAATAG TTTTGAGCAGTTCTGTATTAATTTTACAAATGAAAAGCTGCAACAACATTTCAACCAG CATGTGTTCAAGATGGAGCAAGAGGAATACATAAAAGAGGAAATCAACTGGAGCTACATAGGATATGTTGATAATCAAGATGTGCTTGATCTCATTGAAAAG AAACCAGGTGGGATTATTGCTTTGCTTGATGAAGCCTG TATGTTTCCAAAGTCAACTCATGAAACATTTTCACAAAAGCTTTATCAGACATTCAGAGATCACAAACGCTTCATCAAGCCAAAATTGGCTCGATCAGATTTTAGCATATTGCATTATGCAGGAGAG GTTCAATATCAATCTGATCAATTTCTCGACAAGAACAAATATTATGTTGTTCCTGAACATCAAGATTTGTTGAGTTCTTCAAGATGTTCTTTTGTAGCTGGTTTATTTCCTTCACTTTCCGATGAGTCAGCTAAATCTTCAAAGTTTTCTTCTATTGGTTCCCGTTTTAAG CTACAACTGCAACAACTGATGGAAATATTAAAGTCTACAGAGCCCCACTACATCAGATGTGTTAAGCCAAATGATCTTTTAAGACCTTCGATTTTTGATAACATGAGCATCATGCAACAATTACGTTCTGGT GGTGTTTTGGAAGCAGTCAGGATAAAATGTTCCGGTTACCCTACTTACAGGAGCTTTTTTGAATTTTTAACTCGATTTGGCATCCTGGCACCAGAGGTTTTAAAAGGAAA CTGTGATGAGAAGGTTGGATGCGAACAGATTTTGGAAAAGATGGGGCTCAGTGGCTATCAG ATAGGCAAAACAAAGGTTTTCTTAAGAGCCGGCCAGATGGCTGAGCTAGATGCACGAAGAACAGAAATACTTGGGAAGTCTGCTAAGATTATACAACTGAAAACTAGAACCAGAATAGCTCGTAGAAGATTTGTTTCTATGCAGAAGGCTTCAATTGATGTACAATCCTTTTGGAGAG GAAAATTGGCTCGAAATGTATACAAGACTAGAAAAAGGGAGGTTGCTGCAGTCAAAATTCAGAAGAATTTACGTAGAACCGTTGCCAGAAAAGACTATCAGCGAATCAAGTCATCTGCAATTGTGTTGCAGACAGGTTTACGGGCATTGGCTTCTCGTCATGATTTTAGATATAGAAAGCAATCTAATGCAGCCGTTGTTCTTCAG GCTTCTTGGCGTCGGTATAGAGCTTTCTCGGATTATCAGAATCTTAGAAGAGCTTCAGCCATATCTCAATGCCGATGGAGGGGAAGAATTGCCAATAGAAACACTAGCAAACAAGATACG ATTGATGATATCAAAGAACCAAAAAGAGAACAGAGAAAAAAATTGCAACTTAATCCTAGCAAGGGTGAAGAATCAGATTTGTTGTTTGAATGCCAAGTTGCTCAGCAAGAGATTGAATCATCTGATCCTATTGTTGAAGAACCTTCTAGTCTTGATGATGCTACAAAGGTTGGGATCCTCACTGCTGAAGTCAAAAGTTTGAAG GCCATGCTAAATGCAGAAAGACGACGAGCTAATGATTGTGAAATGAAATACAGAGAAGCCCATGAATCAAGCGAGGAAATGTATAGGAAATTAGAAGAAAGTGAAAGAACAGTTGATAAACTCCAGGATTCCTTGAACAG GATGATACGTTGCATGTCAAACCAATTTTCCGAGCTGAAATCGATCTTGAGTActtcatcaaaattaagtttaacCTCCGGGCTAGCTGTTAGACACAATGAGGTTGAAGCTTCTTCCAGTAGTTCAGAATATTCATTTATTGACCCAGATTTCACTTTTCCAATGACAAGCTCAACTTCAGTTCCAAACTCTGCTCAGTTATTCGTTCAGGATATCTCCTCAGATGTTTCAG GATCTGAAAGTGACAAGGAAGGAGCCTTTGATGACTATTTCTAG